In Alphaproteobacteria bacterium, one DNA window encodes the following:
- a CDS encoding restriction endonuclease, which yields MVRIFLHIYNLAMQAKGRDIIELFGFSPDDTSVQALKTWKQKSCPFVSFPCTKTNHDQTAVYGTCSVSCGASHEDGSEIIICPKRLYADQYKIFNHVLKDAWPKGDKALILGGSPKELQTKALSTPRPVVAFGQGSGKEIQINANGNMSMDWVLQSYTKKGDALIPEDFIGMEIQSIDITGNYRATWNAYRKIKEGETVADIPNSGHGLNWANVHKRLIPQIIRKGNIYRRMERCIGFYFLLPDAVYKKFEEVIGDIKKADGPSRTNLSVLTFKLGAPVSQGKQRELVLVRRVHYPLAEIAAAFIGNSTANAPDKLDETLRSLLD from the coding sequence GTGGTAAGAATCTTTCTCCACATCTATAATTTAGCAATGCAAGCTAAAGGAAGAGATATCATTGAGTTGTTTGGTTTTAGCCCAGACGATACGAGCGTCCAAGCCTTAAAAACTTGGAAGCAAAAAAGCTGCCCATTTGTCAGCTTTCCCTGCACAAAGACCAATCATGACCAAACGGCGGTCTATGGTACATGCTCCGTGTCTTGTGGCGCAAGCCACGAAGATGGTTCTGAAATCATCATCTGTCCCAAGCGACTTTACGCCGACCAATACAAAATCTTTAATCACGTTCTGAAAGATGCGTGGCCTAAAGGCGATAAGGCTCTGATCCTCGGAGGCTCCCCGAAAGAGTTACAAACAAAAGCATTAAGCACACCTAGGCCAGTTGTCGCTTTCGGGCAAGGATCCGGCAAAGAGATCCAAATAAACGCGAACGGTAACATGAGTATGGACTGGGTTCTTCAGTCATATACAAAAAAGGGAGACGCTCTGATCCCAGAAGATTTTATCGGGATGGAAATTCAGAGCATCGACATCACAGGCAATTACAGAGCGACTTGGAACGCTTACCGCAAAATCAAAGAAGGAGAAACGGTTGCGGACATCCCTAATTCAGGACACGGTCTGAACTGGGCTAACGTCCACAAACGTCTCATTCCGCAGATCATTCGCAAAGGCAATATCTATCGGCGAATGGAACGCTGCATTGGCTTTTACTTCCTCCTGCCTGATGCCGTTTACAAGAAGTTCGAGGAAGTCATTGGCGACATCAAAAAGGCAGATGGCCCCAGTCGAACAAACCTCTCCGTTCTGACCTTTAAGCTAGGCGCGCCTGTTTCGCAGGGCAAACAACGAGAACTGGTTCTCGTGCGGCGAGTCCATTATCCACTGGCGGAAATTGCCGCTGCTTTTATCGGAAATTCAACGGCTAATGCGCCGGACAAACTGGATGAGACGTTACGCTCTCTTCTTGATTAA
- a CDS encoding DNA cytosine methyltransferase — MITQRKTCIDLFAGAGGLSEGLRQAGFDTVFANEISPAYSVTLQKNHPEAIIRTDDIRAIHAQKIRKQLGLKKGELDLLAGGPPCQGFSVNAPVRSVDDARNHLFLEYLKFVEAFSPKVVLIENVPGMLSFERGETVAAILTSLRQLGYAPEVRILFAAHYGVPQMRWRTIFIANRVGLDSASLYPTPTCVAEGRANFATTYLGRSLILDQSKLKGLKRNTTVADALGDLPEIENGGGDDVMSYACTVQNAYQKFVRQGSSKLYNHTAAGLGKANLERLPHIPPGGSWRDIPFDLLPKGMKRARRSDHTKRYGRLHPDGLGSTILTKCDPHWGTYIHPQQDRIISVREAARIQSFPDRYHFYGTLIEQYAQVGNAVPPLLAKAIGNAIYAGLSEQTVSVLPTENVWAYPQIDLDFEEYELIKKRA; from the coding sequence ATGATCACACAGCGAAAAACATGCATTGATCTTTTTGCCGGAGCAGGCGGTTTAAGCGAAGGACTCAGGCAAGCCGGGTTCGATACCGTTTTCGCAAATGAGATTTCTCCGGCTTACTCCGTCACGCTTCAAAAGAACCACCCCGAAGCCATCATCCGAACCGACGACATTCGGGCCATACATGCTCAAAAAATTAGAAAACAGCTTGGACTGAAAAAAGGAGAATTGGATCTTCTTGCCGGAGGCCCCCCTTGTCAGGGATTTAGCGTCAACGCACCCGTAAGATCCGTAGATGATGCCCGCAATCACCTGTTTCTTGAGTACCTTAAGTTTGTTGAGGCCTTTTCTCCGAAGGTTGTATTGATCGAAAATGTTCCCGGCATGTTGTCGTTTGAACGTGGGGAAACGGTTGCTGCGATTTTAACGAGCTTGAGACAGCTCGGATATGCCCCGGAAGTTAGGATTCTTTTTGCGGCTCACTATGGCGTTCCGCAAATGCGTTGGCGCACAATCTTCATCGCAAATCGCGTTGGTTTGGATTCTGCCTCTTTGTATCCCACCCCGACTTGCGTTGCAGAAGGACGTGCGAATTTTGCCACGACATATCTTGGAAGAAGCCTGATCTTGGACCAAAGCAAGCTGAAGGGCCTAAAGCGCAACACGACGGTAGCCGATGCGCTAGGAGATTTGCCGGAAATTGAGAACGGCGGTGGCGATGATGTCATGTCCTACGCCTGCACGGTGCAGAACGCCTATCAAAAGTTTGTGAGACAGGGCAGCTCAAAGCTGTATAACCACACGGCAGCTGGACTTGGAAAGGCGAACCTTGAGAGGTTGCCACATATTCCGCCCGGTGGATCTTGGCGCGATATTCCTTTCGACTTACTCCCTAAGGGGATGAAGCGTGCGCGTCGGTCCGATCATACAAAGCGCTACGGGCGTCTGCACCCTGATGGATTGGGAAGTACAATTCTGACTAAGTGCGATCCTCATTGGGGAACCTATATTCATCCTCAGCAAGACAGGATTATCAGCGTTCGTGAAGCGGCGCGAATTCAGTCTTTCCCAGATCGCTACCATTTTTACGGGACGCTCATCGAGCAATACGCTCAAGTTGGAAATGCCGTTCCCCCTTTGCTTGCAAAGGCCATTGGTAACGCCATATACGCAGGGTTGAGCGAACAAACTGTTAGCGTTCTTCCAACAGAAAATGTCTGGGCTTATCCGCAGATCGATCTGGATTTTGAAGAGTACGAATTAATCAAGAAGAGAGCGTAA
- a CDS encoding DUF2163 domain-containing protein, which yields MKTATTQLAAHVAGETTTLATCWKVTRKDGVVFGFTDFDRDLTIDNVVYAARTGYTRSAIHAISDLSVDNLDIESALDSEALAAPDLRAGIWDNAEVLIFLVNWAALSQGKIILKRGTIGQVELKDTIFKAELRGLTQALSQQIGELYTPDCRADLGDTRCKIDLAALTISSTVTVAEDRYGFTDTARTEADDYWTGGLVTWTSGANTGRKMEVRSFAAGVFDLFLPMPSEIAVGDGYAVQPGCDKSFSTCCGRYNNAVNFRGEPHVPGTDAVLSYPDGK from the coding sequence ATGAAAACAGCCACCACCCAACTTGCCGCGCATGTCGCGGGCGAGACGACCACGCTTGCGACCTGCTGGAAGGTCACGCGCAAGGATGGCGTTGTCTTTGGCTTTACGGACTTTGACCGAGATTTGACGATCGATAATGTGGTTTATGCGGCGCGAACGGGATACACGCGCTCGGCCATCCATGCGATCTCGGATTTGTCCGTCGACAATCTCGATATCGAAAGCGCGCTGGATAGCGAGGCTTTGGCTGCACCTGATTTGCGTGCGGGCATTTGGGACAATGCCGAAGTGCTGATCTTTCTGGTCAATTGGGCGGCGCTCTCACAGGGCAAGATTATCTTGAAGCGCGGGACTATCGGCCAAGTGGAACTGAAGGACACGATATTCAAAGCCGAACTGCGCGGCCTGACGCAGGCGCTGTCACAACAAATCGGGGAACTCTACACGCCGGACTGTCGTGCTGACCTTGGCGACACGCGCTGCAAGATCGATTTAGCGGCTCTGACAATTTCCAGCACAGTTACGGTAGCAGAAGATCGTTACGGTTTTACGGATACCGCCAGAACCGAGGCGGACGACTACTGGACGGGCGGGCTTGTGACATGGACAAGCGGCGCAAACACAGGTCGCAAGATGGAAGTCCGAAGCTTTGCGGCTGGCGTGTTTGATTTGTTCCTGCCCATGCCGTCCGAAATCGCGGTTGGCGATGGCTATGCCGTCCAGCCGGGATGCGACAAGTCGTTTTCGACTTGCTGTGGGCGTTACAACAATGCCGTGAACTTTCGCGGCGAACCCCATGTCCCCGGTACGGACGCCGTTTTGAGTTATCCCGATGGAAAATAA
- a CDS encoding phage tail protein: protein MAVLALGLVGAGLTSAIGIGASIGWMGGVVLGNLLFGGNKGSNTEGSRISDLSVQTSTYGGTIQLVYGTMRVSGNVIWSTPLKETRHVSRQSGGKGGGGGSSTQTTYTYSVSFAIGLCAGPAATVRRVWADTKLIYDATASNTQATEKYPGVIRIHTGGEDQQPDSTMEMHLGSGNVPGYRGLCYLTFTDLQLADFANRIPNISAEVVASGAMDCDAVILPKIPSMFRDGGIIDPARGTLIGLNASRIYKYDLVNNSLLLNAPLGDDVYGDLQGYDSEGYFYHATDAYGVGMHLAKRHPDTLAVVAKTKKRIDFSVSGKVMGDKIFVHRFRKVYDLDFNIIADLLDYFPLLSGHEAPMCADPDGRYWQAASDKIRRVSLDMFNNGELAEWDISAWTEGQTPDALFWDDTTGHLFFKINILKRIVKWHPDNGFAGHVDNVALSAGWTLQSDCAFPQKGRLWSAGDLKATLVDLVSMRIEKTIDLMPFLPTYATHFSGCYEKFTHSVIIMTNDGEVKYPLERYGSDQVPLSSILTDLCEKAGLAQTDILTNEVSQSVRGYVMSRRASARNAIEPLLGAFFVDAVETDGVLRFIPRGQDAAATIPYNDLGAVEGSSNDEPLRVTETRTQELELPQRMDLTHYDPARDYQTNTQNAARNSNAVTTKDQQTVELSIVLSADEAAQIADKTLTSAWVGRNAFTLNLPPKWLRLDPTDVIKVALPDATLALRLTQVDFGGNNIVACKAVAEDEIAYTSSASGTGAALSATIIPIATPISAFMLDLPMLRAEDDGLGLYYAFGLRDGGSASLYRSQDALAWSIIATGSAAPAFGWAASVLAAPLSPWSWDETNKIQIALSHGTLDSKTPLEILNWNNVAVLGDEVIQWRDATLLAENLYELSGLLRGRRGTEWATASHAIGERFVVLATDGFYRTAMASTEIGQTSYYKAIISGGDWDDAAQTSLKYNAASLRCFSPVHIVGSRDGYGNLTLSWARRPRWNGEWLDSIDVPLFEDMEAYEIAVLNGDTVVRTLSSSATSATYSTADQTIDFGAAQSVLSIAVYQINSTIGRGYPGKATV, encoded by the coding sequence ATGGCTGTTCTTGCTCTTGGCCTCGTTGGCGCCGGTCTAACCTCCGCCATAGGGATTGGCGCGTCCATCGGTTGGATGGGCGGCGTGGTTCTGGGCAACCTGCTGTTCGGCGGCAACAAAGGATCGAACACCGAAGGATCGCGTATCAGCGATTTATCCGTTCAGACTTCCACCTATGGCGGCACGATCCAGCTTGTCTATGGCACGATGCGCGTATCGGGCAATGTGATCTGGTCGACGCCGCTTAAAGAAACCCGCCATGTCTCGCGCCAAAGCGGCGGCAAGGGCGGCGGTGGAGGAAGTTCGACCCAAACGACCTATACCTATTCGGTATCGTTCGCCATTGGCTTGTGCGCGGGGCCAGCGGCAACCGTCCGGCGCGTATGGGCGGACACAAAGCTCATTTACGATGCGACGGCCAGCAACACACAGGCCACGGAAAAATATCCGGGCGTGATCCGCATCCATACGGGCGGCGAAGACCAACAACCGGACAGCACGATGGAGATGCATCTCGGCTCCGGCAACGTGCCGGGCTATCGAGGGCTTTGCTATCTGACCTTCACAGATCTGCAGCTGGCCGATTTTGCCAACCGCATTCCCAATATAAGCGCCGAAGTTGTCGCATCTGGTGCGATGGATTGCGATGCCGTGATACTACCGAAGATCCCCAGCATGTTCCGCGATGGCGGCATCATCGATCCCGCGCGTGGAACGCTTATCGGCCTAAATGCCTCACGCATCTATAAATATGATCTCGTCAATAACAGCCTGCTGCTCAATGCGCCGCTTGGCGACGATGTTTATGGTGATCTTCAGGGATATGATAGCGAAGGCTATTTTTATCATGCGACAGACGCTTATGGCGTGGGCATGCATCTGGCGAAGCGGCATCCAGACACACTGGCTGTTGTAGCTAAAACCAAAAAGCGCATCGATTTTAGCGTGAGCGGCAAAGTCATGGGCGATAAGATTTTCGTCCATCGTTTTCGCAAGGTTTATGATCTCGATTTCAACATCATTGCCGATCTGTTGGATTACTTCCCCCTGTTGAGCGGCCACGAAGCGCCGATGTGCGCCGATCCGGATGGCCGTTATTGGCAGGCGGCAAGCGACAAAATTCGCCGCGTCAGCCTCGATATGTTCAATAACGGCGAACTAGCCGAATGGGACATCTCGGCATGGACGGAGGGACAGACACCGGACGCCTTGTTCTGGGACGACACGACAGGCCACCTATTTTTCAAGATTAACATTTTGAAAAGAATCGTGAAATGGCATCCCGACAACGGTTTCGCGGGCCACGTGGATAACGTTGCGCTCTCGGCTGGCTGGACGCTTCAATCCGATTGTGCCTTTCCGCAGAAGGGTCGCCTCTGGTCGGCGGGAGACTTGAAAGCCACGCTGGTCGATCTGGTGAGCATGCGGATCGAGAAGACCATCGACCTGATGCCGTTCTTGCCGACCTATGCGACGCATTTCAGCGGCTGCTATGAAAAGTTCACGCACAGCGTGATCATCATGACCAACGATGGCGAGGTCAAATATCCCCTCGAACGCTATGGCTCGGATCAGGTGCCTTTGTCGTCCATCCTCACGGATCTGTGCGAGAAGGCAGGACTTGCCCAGACGGACATTCTGACGAACGAAGTCAGCCAATCTGTTCGGGGCTACGTCATGAGCCGTCGAGCCTCGGCAAGGAACGCTATCGAGCCGCTTCTGGGCGCGTTCTTCGTGGACGCGGTAGAAACGGACGGTGTTTTGCGCTTTATCCCGCGTGGACAGGATGCGGCGGCGACCATTCCTTATAACGATCTAGGCGCCGTCGAAGGCTCCTCGAATGACGAGCCGCTGCGCGTGACAGAAACGCGCACGCAGGAACTCGAATTGCCGCAGCGCATGGATTTGACGCACTATGATCCAGCCCGCGACTATCAGACCAACACGCAAAACGCAGCCCGCAACAGCAACGCCGTCACGACTAAAGACCAGCAGACTGTCGAGCTATCGATCGTTCTGTCAGCGGATGAAGCCGCCCAGATCGCGGATAAGACACTGACCAGCGCATGGGTAGGACGTAACGCCTTTACGCTTAACTTGCCGCCCAAATGGCTGCGGCTCGACCCCACGGACGTCATTAAAGTGGCGTTGCCGGATGCGACGCTGGCGCTACGCCTGACGCAGGTAGATTTTGGCGGCAACAATATCGTAGCCTGCAAGGCGGTGGCGGAAGACGAGATCGCCTATACGTCCTCGGCCTCTGGCACAGGCGCGGCTCTGTCGGCAACGATCATTCCCATCGCTACGCCCATTTCGGCTTTTATGCTGGATCTGCCCATGCTGCGTGCGGAAGATGATGGGCTTGGTCTGTATTACGCTTTCGGCCTGAGAGATGGCGGCAGCGCAAGCCTTTACCGTTCACAAGACGCTTTGGCGTGGAGCATCATCGCGACAGGATCAGCGGCTCCGGCCTTTGGCTGGGCTGCAAGCGTTCTGGCCGCTCCACTCAGTCCATGGTCATGGGACGAGACAAACAAAATCCAGATCGCTTTGAGCCACGGAACCCTCGACAGCAAAACGCCGCTCGAAATCTTGAATTGGAACAATGTCGCTGTCCTTGGCGATGAGGTCATTCAATGGCGCGATGCAACGCTTCTGGCCGAGAACCTTTATGAATTGTCCGGTCTTCTGCGCGGGCGGCGCGGCACCGAATGGGCCACGGCTTCGCATGCGATCGGTGAGCGGTTTGTAGTTCTTGCAACGGATGGCTTTTACCGCACCGCCATGGCCTCGACCGAGATCGGGCAGACTTCCTATTACAAGGCCATCATTTCTGGCGGAGACTGGGACGATGCGGCTCAGACGAGCCTGAAATACAACGCCGCAAGTCTGCGCTGCTTCTCACCCGTTCATATCGTCGGATCCCGCGACGGTTACGGCAACCTGACCCTTTCGTGGGCGCGCCGTCCGCGCTGGAACGGCGAATGGCTGGATAGCATCGATGTGCCGCTTTTTGAAGACATGGAAGCCTATGAGATCGCCGTCTTGAACGGCGACACGGTTGTTCGGACTCTTTCATCCAGCGCGACAAGCGCAACCTATAGCACCGCCGACCAGACGATCGACTTCGGCGCGGCGCAGAGCGTCTTGTCTATCGCCGTTTATCAAATCAACAGCACCATTGGACGGGGTTACCCCGGAAAGGCCACGGTTTAA
- a CDS encoding peptidase P60: MENKITRSDAVAEARAWLGTPFHHQASVKGVGCDCIGLIKGVGVALGLVDYDPASPEAQAFANYSMLPNSRRMREGLTTWLVSIPVSEATLADILFMAWGREPQHVALITDKGIIHSYSGVGKVVEHALDEDWKHRIVAAYRYPYFIENP, from the coding sequence ATGGAAAATAAGATCACACGATCCGATGCCGTTGCCGAAGCACGCGCATGGCTTGGCACGCCGTTTCATCATCAGGCCTCTGTCAAAGGCGTAGGCTGCGATTGTATCGGCCTGATTAAGGGCGTCGGCGTTGCGTTAGGGTTGGTGGATTACGATCCTGCCTCGCCGGAGGCGCAGGCCTTCGCCAATTACTCCATGCTGCCCAACAGTCGCCGTATGCGCGAGGGTCTGACGACTTGGCTTGTTTCCATCCCCGTTTCAGAGGCCACGCTGGCTGACATTTTGTTCATGGCATGGGGACGTGAACCGCAGCATGTTGCGCTGATCACCGACAAAGGCATCATCCACAGCTATTCCGGTGTCGGCAAAGTGGTCGAACACGCGCTTGACGAAGATTGGAAACACCGAATCGTTGCCGCTTATCGCTATCCGTATTTTATCGAGAATCCGTAA
- a CDS encoding structural protein P5 yields MTSSTTSRGIRNNNPGNLRRTDDPWQGLTETQGDTNFFVFQSPIYGIRALARTLIQYQDEHGLRTIRQVVGRWAPSVENDTVAYTKAVFEDTGFAPDVVLNMHKYEHLKAVTLAIIKHENGQQPYTAAQVDKALVLAGVEPPSKNLQRSRTVKGGQAATAATVGLGALESVRDSLDPARDTLQTLVPYLDIAKWLLLAITLIGIGVMIWARIDDSRKGLR; encoded by the coding sequence ATGACCTCTTCCACGACCTCTCGCGGTATCCGCAACAATAATCCGGGCAATTTGCGTCGAACGGACGACCCATGGCAAGGTCTGACCGAAACGCAGGGGGACACGAACTTTTTTGTCTTTCAATCCCCGATTTACGGGATCCGTGCGCTGGCCCGAACGCTTATCCAGTATCAAGACGAGCATGGTTTGCGAACAATCCGTCAAGTCGTCGGTCGTTGGGCCCCAAGCGTAGAAAATGACACTGTGGCCTATACGAAAGCCGTTTTCGAGGACACAGGCTTTGCACCCGATGTCGTTCTCAATATGCACAAATACGAACACCTGAAGGCGGTGACCCTCGCAATAATCAAACATGAAAACGGCCAGCAGCCTTACACGGCAGCACAGGTCGACAAAGCCTTGGTTCTGGCTGGTGTAGAGCCTCCGTCCAAGAACCTGCAGCGGTCGCGCACCGTAAAGGGCGGACAAGCCGCTACGGCGGCTACCGTTGGACTTGGGGCGTTGGAATCCGTTCGCGATAGCCTCGACCCTGCGCGTGACACTCTTCAAACGCTGGTGCCTTACCTCGACATCGCGAAATGGCTCTTGCTGGCGATCACGTTGATCGGCATCGGAGTGATGATCTGGGCGCGTATCGATGACAGCCGGAAGGGTCTGCGCTGA
- a CDS encoding DUF2460 domain-containing protein: MTFHEIRFPDDIAYGATGGPEYLTTVVSMASGYEQRNANWSAARGKWNVASGLKHQAQLNTLIAFFRARKGRAYGFRFKDWTDYRATSQAIGAGDGTTKAFQLVKSYVSGAGSETRTITKPVQGTIAPYLAGIKQTSGWSVNTTTGVLTFLTAPAQGIAVTADFEFDVPVRFDTDSMAVTIEQIDLHQWSDIPIIEIRV, translated from the coding sequence ATGACCTTCCACGAAATTCGCTTTCCTGACGACATCGCCTATGGGGCGACGGGCGGGCCGGAGTATCTGACGACCGTTGTTTCAATGGCTTCGGGGTATGAGCAACGTAATGCCAACTGGTCGGCGGCGCGGGGTAAATGGAACGTGGCCTCTGGGTTGAAACACCAAGCCCAGCTTAATACCTTGATCGCGTTCTTTCGGGCGCGGAAAGGCCGCGCCTATGGGTTTCGGTTCAAAGATTGGACGGACTACCGCGCCACGAGCCAAGCCATTGGCGCAGGCGATGGGACGACGAAGGCTTTTCAGCTTGTCAAAAGCTATGTATCCGGCGCTGGCAGCGAGACACGCACGATAACAAAACCTGTGCAAGGCACCATCGCGCCTTATCTCGCGGGCATCAAACAGACATCGGGCTGGTCGGTGAACACGACAACCGGCGTCCTGACCTTTTTAACGGCGCCTGCACAGGGCATCGCCGTCACCGCAGATTTCGAATTCGACGTTCCTGTGCGTTTTGACACCGACAGCATGGCCGTGACCATCGAGCAGATCGATTTGCACCAATGGTCTGACATCCCCATCATAGAGATCCGCGTTTAA
- a CDS encoding cation transporter has protein sequence MLGCQQPMSSHDHCNHGHNHANAPTNFGRSFLVAASLNAAFIIAEIVYGLKANSLALLADAGHNFGDVLGLLLAWGAWRLSKRAPSGRYTYGLRSSSIMAALVNVIVLLISTGIIAWEAVQRLGVHQQVDGNVVMWVAALGILINGVTAWMFSKGQNDLNIKAAFMHLASDAAVSLGVVIAGLIMTQTGWLWVDPVVSLAISIVIGWSSWGLLRDSANLALHAVPANIDHEKVRKYLAGLPGVKEVHDLHIWGMSTTEAALSVHLIFCGAHPGDDFLSELREKLRDDYSIGHVTIQIELGNGRTQCKTCA, from the coding sequence ATGTTAGGGTGTCAACAACCAATGTCCAGCCATGATCACTGTAACCACGGGCACAATCACGCAAATGCTCCCACAAACTTCGGACGAAGCTTCCTTGTAGCCGCCTCGCTCAACGCCGCATTCATCATTGCGGAGATTGTTTATGGCCTTAAGGCGAACTCTCTCGCGTTGCTGGCCGATGCGGGGCATAACTTTGGCGATGTTTTAGGGCTGCTGCTTGCATGGGGCGCATGGCGGCTTTCAAAACGAGCGCCATCTGGCCGCTATACCTATGGATTGCGCAGTTCGTCCATTATGGCAGCGCTGGTTAATGTCATCGTGTTGCTGATCTCGACTGGCATCATTGCTTGGGAGGCCGTTCAAAGGCTGGGTGTTCACCAGCAAGTGGACGGCAATGTAGTGATGTGGGTTGCGGCATTAGGCATTCTCATAAATGGCGTAACCGCATGGATGTTCAGCAAGGGACAGAATGACTTAAACATCAAAGCCGCTTTCATGCATTTGGCAAGCGATGCTGCGGTATCCTTGGGCGTGGTCATTGCCGGGTTGATTATGACGCAAACGGGTTGGCTCTGGGTTGACCCGGTCGTCAGTTTGGCGATCTCCATCGTGATTGGATGGAGTTCTTGGGGACTCTTGCGCGACTCTGCCAATCTTGCCCTGCATGCCGTTCCGGCAAATATCGATCATGAGAAAGTCAGAAAATATCTTGCCGGATTACCCGGCGTGAAGGAAGTGCACGACTTGCACATTTGGGGCATGAGCACTACAGAAGCCGCGCTGTCGGTTCACCTGATTTTTTGCGGCGCGCATCCCGGAGACGATTTTCTCTCGGAATTGAGAGAAAAACTGCGCGATGACTATAGTATTGGACATGTCACTATCCAGATTGAGCTGGGCAATGGGAGAACCCAATGCAAGACTTGCGCTTGA